One part of the Paramormyrops kingsleyae isolate MSU_618 chromosome 2, PKINGS_0.4, whole genome shotgun sequence genome encodes these proteins:
- the LOC111842670 gene encoding solute carrier family 53 member 1-like: MGFCKIMKKHDVRFASRLGDKWKKEKLDESLLHSSRRTCEFIAEVESLMCQLVGGDRQKVAGKLQLPPIGGMKPVPVWTTFRLGVTCGLLLALLALIALRVTQVQEWEPLRPLLRLYRGGFLLIEFLFLLGLNVYGWKKAGVNYVLIFELDRRDNLSHYHFFEAAGGLAVCWCTSILACLYAPLLPVPLQLQPLLFYCLPLVLLLSPMPTLHARARRWLLSVLYKVLTTPFHSVGFPDFWLADQLNSLAPLFLDLWSLIWFYACEVDWKDLAGMYAPPVGSLDCERTSKDLSCLIQCFPPWLRFAQCLRNFWDSGNTKPHLLNAGKYSVVFLTITFAGLYSMALEYPSQAEGLTLYLYVWAASACCSVLVAITWDLRIDWGLLQGPDYLREEAVYSKRAYYYCAILADVLLRLAWGVNIILVQMRDAGSATATGILAPLEVIR; the protein is encoded by the exons ATGGGCTTCTGCAAGATCATGAAGAAGCACGATGTGAGGTTTGCTTCGAGGCTAGGTGATAAGTGGAAGAAGGAGAAGCTGGATGAATCGCTGCTCCACAGCAGTAGGAGAACATGTGAGTTCATCGCTGAGGTGGAG TCATTAATGTGCCAGTTGGTGGgtggagacagacagaaagTCGCTGGGAAACTTCAGCTGCCACCAATAGGAGGAATGAAG CCTGTCCCTGTATGGACCACATTTCGGTTGGGGGTGACCTGTGGTCTCCTGCTGGCTTTATTGGCTCTCATTGCACTGAGAG TGACACAGGTCCAAGAGTGGGAGCCGCTCCGACCACTGCTGCGACTCTACAGGGGGGGGTTTCTGCTTATCGAGTTCCTCTTTCTGTTGGGGCTCAACGTGTACGGTTGGAAGAAAGCCGGAGTCAACTATGTCCTCATCTTCGAGCTGGACCGCCGAGATAATCTATCACACTACCACTTTTTTGAA GCGGCGGGGGGTTTAGCCGTGTGCTGGTGCACCAGCATCCTGGCCTGTCTCTATGCCCCTCTCCTGCCCGTCCCTCTGCAGCTGCAGCCCCTCCTCTTCTACTGCCTGCCCCTCGTGCTGCTGCTCAGCCCCATGCCCACCTTGCACGCCCGGGCTCGGCGCTGGCTTCTCTCCGTGCTG TACAAGGTCCTCACCACTCCGTTCCACTCAGTAGGGTTTCCTGACTTCTGGCTTGCCGACCAACTGAACAGCCTCGCACCGCTTTTCCTGGATCTGTGGAGCCTCATCTGGTTCTACGCATGTGAGGTGGATTGGAAGGACCTGGCCGGCATGTACGCTCCGCCTGTAG GAAGCCTGGACTGCGAGAGGACCTCCAAGGACCTCAGCTGCCTGATACAGTGCTTCCCGCCCTGGCTTCGCTTTGCACAGTGTCTAAGGAACTTCTGGGACAGCGGGAACACCAAGCCCCACCTCCTGAATGCCGGCAAATACTCCGTGGTCTTCCTCACGATCACCTTCGCCGGCCTCTACAGCATGGCGTTAG AGTACCCCAGTCAGGCAGAGGGACTGACGCTCTACCTCTACGTCTGGGCCGCCTCTGCCTGCTGCAGTGTGCTGGTGGCCATAACCTGGGATTTACGCATAGACTGGGGGCTTCTCCAAGGCCCCGACTATCTGAGAGAGGAGGCTGTCTATTCTAAACGG GCCTACTACTACTGTGCAATACTGGCGGACGTGTTGCTGAGGCTGGCCTGGGGGGTCAACATCATCCTGGTGCAGATGCGGGATGCAGGCTCAGCTACCGCCACAGGGATCCTGGCTCCACTGGAGGTTATTCGGTGA